One window from the genome of Rhodococcus sp. ABRD24 encodes:
- the arsB gene encoding ACR3 family arsenite efflux transporter, with amino-acid sequence MSETVAHPAVVGKLSTLDRFLPVWIGVAMVAGLLLGRMIPGLGDALSAVELDGISLPIALGLLIMMYPVLAKVRYDRLDTVTGDRKMLLGSLVLNWIIGPALMFALAWLLLPDLPEYRTGLIIVGLARCIAMVIIWNDLACGDREAAAVLVAINSVFQVIMFAVLGWFYLSVLPGWLGLEQTTIDTSPWQIAKSVLIFLGIPLLAGFLTRHFGEKAKGREWYESTFLPRIGPWALYGLLFTIVILFALQGDQITSRPIDVVRITLPLLAYFAIMWGGGYALGAAMGLGYERTTTLAFTAAGNNFELAIAVAIATYGVTSGQALAGVVGPLIEVPVLVGLVYVSLALRKRFPPTSVPTHPPS; translated from the coding sequence ATGAGCGAGACCGTCGCCCACCCTGCTGTTGTCGGCAAGCTGTCGACCCTGGACCGGTTCCTGCCGGTGTGGATCGGCGTCGCCATGGTCGCCGGGCTGCTCCTGGGCCGGATGATCCCCGGCCTCGGCGATGCGCTGAGCGCTGTCGAACTCGACGGGATTTCGCTGCCGATCGCACTCGGCCTGCTGATCATGATGTACCCGGTGCTGGCGAAGGTGCGCTACGACCGACTCGACACGGTTACCGGCGACCGCAAGATGCTGCTCGGCTCGCTCGTCCTCAACTGGATCATCGGGCCGGCGCTGATGTTCGCGCTGGCCTGGCTGCTGCTGCCCGACCTGCCCGAGTATCGGACGGGCCTGATCATCGTCGGTCTGGCGCGCTGTATCGCGATGGTCATCATCTGGAACGACCTCGCCTGCGGGGACCGGGAAGCGGCCGCAGTGCTGGTCGCGATCAACTCCGTCTTCCAGGTGATCATGTTCGCCGTCCTCGGATGGTTCTACCTCTCGGTCCTGCCCGGCTGGTTGGGTCTCGAGCAGACCACCATCGACACCTCACCGTGGCAGATCGCCAAGTCCGTGCTGATCTTCCTCGGTATCCCGCTGCTCGCCGGGTTCCTGACCCGTCACTTCGGGGAGAAGGCCAAGGGACGCGAGTGGTACGAGTCGACGTTCCTGCCGAGGATCGGCCCGTGGGCCCTGTACGGGCTGCTGTTCACCATCGTGATTCTGTTCGCGCTGCAGGGCGACCAGATCACCTCCCGGCCAATCGATGTCGTGCGGATCACGCTGCCGTTGCTGGCATATTTCGCGATCATGTGGGGCGGCGGCTACGCCCTCGGCGCCGCGATGGGATTGGGCTACGAGCGGACCACGACGCTCGCGTTCACCGCCGCGGGCAACAACTTCGAACTCGCGATCGCCGTCGCGATTGCCACCTACGGCGTCACCTCCGGGCAGGCCCTCGCCGGGGTCGTCGGCCCGCTGATCGAGGTCCCAGTCCTCGTCGGCCTCGTCTACGTCTCCCTCGCCCTGCGTAAACGCTTCCCTCCTACATCGGTGCCCACGCATCCTCCGTCGTGA
- a CDS encoding metalloregulator ArsR/SmtB family transcription factor, translating to MSNQSSSGVEACCSPLTREPLTSDWACDLARMFKALGDPVRLRMLSLIASHENGESCVCDISPAFELSQPTISHHLKVLREAGLLDCERRGTWVYYRVIPAALAQLSAVLSSESGVVEGSACVPMVAAMEVAL from the coding sequence ATGTCGAATCAATCGTCGAGTGGAGTCGAAGCCTGCTGCTCGCCGCTCACGCGGGAGCCGTTGACCTCGGATTGGGCCTGCGACCTGGCCCGGATGTTCAAGGCGCTCGGGGATCCGGTCCGTCTGCGGATGCTGAGTCTGATCGCCAGCCACGAGAACGGCGAGAGCTGTGTGTGCGACATCTCCCCGGCGTTCGAGCTGTCGCAGCCGACGATCTCGCACCACCTCAAGGTGTTGCGCGAGGCCGGGCTGCTCGACTGCGAGCGCCGCGGCACCTGGGTGTACTACCGGGTGATCCCCGCTGCACTCGCGCAGCTGTCGGCGGTGCTGTCATCGGAGTCCGGTGTTGTCGAAGGCTCGGCATGCGTGCCGATGGTCGCTGCGATGGAGGTGGCCCTATGA
- the arsA gene encoding arsenical pump-driving ATPase: MKFLDGAPRFLFFTGKGGVGKTSIACASAVALTREGKKVLLVSTDPASNVGQVFGLSIGNTITDVPAVPGLSALEIDPEQAADAYRERIIGPVRGLLPEKELASITEQLSGSCTTEIASFNEFTALLTDETTIAGFDHVLFDTAPTGHTIRLLQLPGSWTDFLDDGKGDASCLGPLSGLEKQRTIYAGAVAALSDPQRTRLVLVARPQRSPLAEIARTHTELADIGLTEQHVVINGVLPAPDGDDELAAAIYDREQAALAALPADLRKLPIDRVELKATNMVGVDALDTLFIAESSTAAAQQDSVSAATVPDASLSALVDELAADDHGLIMCMGKGGVGKTTIAAALAVALAERGHQVLLTTTDPSAHLTDTLGGSLENLNVSRIDPAEATAAYRDRVLTSKGAALDEQGRANLAEDLKSPCTEEVAVFQAFSRVIHESRRHFVVVDTAPTGHTLLLLDATGSYHREIARQMGENTNFTTPLMRLQNPDETKILIVTLAETTPRLEAEGLHADLERAGIRPWAWVVNNSIAAAQLTSPLLQERAAAELVEIGEIARQQGRYAIVPMLPAEPVGVEALSSLARNGPTASPLS, translated from the coding sequence ATGAAGTTCCTCGACGGTGCACCCCGATTCCTGTTCTTCACCGGCAAGGGTGGGGTCGGGAAGACCTCGATCGCCTGCGCCTCCGCCGTCGCCCTCACCCGCGAGGGCAAGAAGGTCCTGCTTGTCAGCACCGACCCCGCCTCCAACGTGGGGCAGGTCTTCGGACTGAGCATCGGCAACACCATCACCGACGTTCCTGCCGTCCCGGGGCTTTCGGCGCTCGAGATCGACCCCGAACAGGCCGCCGACGCGTACCGCGAACGCATCATCGGCCCCGTCCGCGGCCTGCTCCCCGAGAAGGAACTCGCGTCGATCACCGAGCAGCTCTCCGGGTCGTGCACCACCGAGATCGCCTCGTTCAACGAGTTCACCGCGCTGCTCACCGACGAGACCACGATCGCCGGGTTCGACCACGTCCTGTTCGACACCGCCCCCACCGGCCACACCATCCGCCTGCTGCAGCTGCCCGGGTCGTGGACCGACTTCCTCGACGACGGCAAGGGCGACGCCTCCTGCCTCGGCCCGCTGTCCGGACTCGAGAAGCAGCGCACCATCTACGCCGGCGCCGTCGCCGCCCTCTCGGACCCGCAGCGCACCCGCCTGGTCCTGGTCGCCCGGCCGCAGCGGTCCCCGCTGGCCGAGATCGCCCGCACTCACACCGAACTCGCCGACATCGGACTGACCGAGCAGCACGTCGTCATCAACGGCGTCCTCCCCGCCCCCGACGGCGACGACGAGTTGGCCGCCGCGATCTACGACCGTGAACAGGCCGCCCTCGCCGCTCTACCGGCCGACTTGCGGAAGCTGCCCATCGATCGGGTTGAGCTCAAGGCCACCAATATGGTCGGCGTCGACGCCCTCGATACCCTGTTCATCGCCGAGTCGAGCACCGCTGCGGCCCAACAGGATTCCGTGTCCGCTGCCACCGTGCCGGATGCGTCGCTGTCCGCGCTCGTCGACGAACTCGCCGCCGACGATCACGGCCTGATCATGTGCATGGGCAAGGGCGGGGTCGGGAAAACCACCATTGCTGCAGCGCTTGCGGTGGCGCTTGCCGAGCGCGGTCACCAGGTCCTCCTGACCACCACCGACCCGTCCGCGCACCTCACCGACACCCTCGGCGGCAGCCTCGAGAATCTGAACGTCTCGCGGATCGATCCGGCCGAGGCCACCGCCGCGTACCGGGACCGGGTGCTGACCAGCAAGGGCGCCGCCCTCGACGAGCAGGGCCGCGCCAACCTCGCCGAGGACCTCAAGTCCCCGTGCACCGAGGAAGTCGCGGTCTTCCAGGCTTTCTCCCGGGTCATCCACGAATCCCGCCGGCACTTCGTCGTCGTCGACACCGCCCCCACCGGCCACACCCTGCTCCTGCTCGACGCCACCGGCTCCTATCACCGCGAGATCGCCCGCCAGATGGGCGAGAACACGAACTTCACCACCCCGCTCATGCGGCTGCAGAACCCCGACGAGACCAAGATCCTCATCGTCACCCTCGCCGAAACGACGCCCCGACTCGAAGCCGAAGGCCTCCACGCCGACCTCGAACGCGCAGGAATTCGCCCCTGGGCCTGGGTGGTCAACAACTCCATCGCCGCCGCCCAGCTCACATCACCATTGCTCCAAGAACGTGCCGCCGCCGAACTCGTTGAGATCGGCGAGATCGCACGGCAGCAAGGGCGGTACGCGATCGTGCCCATGCTGCCAGCTGAACCCGTTGGAGTAGAGGCCCTTTCCTCGCTTGCCCGGAACGGGCCGACAGCGTCTCCACTCAGTTGA
- the arsD gene encoding arsenite efflux transporter metallochaperone ArsD has product MTRIEVFEPALCCNTGVCGDDVDQALVTFTADMDWINSRGGDVARFNLANEPLAFAEREPVKAFLQLSGSEGLPLVLVDGITAVTGRYPDRAQLAKWAGIAAEPVAAPAGTQMLGLADTTGAGSCCGDGPDNTSCC; this is encoded by the coding sequence ATGACCCGTATCGAGGTGTTCGAGCCCGCACTGTGCTGCAACACCGGGGTGTGCGGCGACGACGTCGACCAGGCCCTGGTCACGTTCACCGCCGACATGGACTGGATCAACTCCCGCGGCGGCGACGTCGCGCGCTTCAACCTCGCTAACGAGCCTCTCGCCTTCGCGGAGCGGGAACCGGTCAAGGCGTTCCTTCAGCTCTCCGGTTCCGAGGGACTCCCGCTCGTCCTGGTCGACGGCATCACCGCCGTCACCGGCCGCTATCCCGACCGCGCCCAGCTCGCCAAGTGGGCCGGTATAGCCGCCGAGCCGGTGGCCGCGCCCGCCGGGACCCAGATGCTCGGCCTCGCCGACACCACCGGCGCCGGATCCTGCTGCGGCGACGGCCCGGACAACACCAGCTGCTGCTGA
- a CDS encoding arsenate reductase ArsC: MTTASPDGKPSVLFVCVHNAGRSQMAAGFLTALAGNRIEVRSAGSAPADQVNPAAVAAMAELGIDISTQSPKILTVDAVQASDVVITMGCGDTCPIFPGKSYRDWVLDDPAGQGIDAVRPIRDEIKAKVEALIAELAAAPARS, encoded by the coding sequence ATGACCACCGCATCCCCGGACGGCAAGCCGTCGGTCCTGTTCGTCTGCGTGCACAATGCCGGCCGCTCCCAGATGGCCGCCGGATTCCTGACCGCGCTCGCCGGTAACCGGATCGAGGTCCGCTCAGCGGGCAGCGCCCCGGCCGACCAGGTGAACCCCGCCGCCGTGGCGGCGATGGCAGAACTCGGCATCGACATCTCGACTCAGTCCCCGAAGATTCTCACCGTCGACGCCGTGCAAGCCTCCGACGTGGTGATCACGATGGGTTGCGGGGACACCTGCCCGATCTTCCCCGGCAAGAGCTACCGCGATTGGGTTCTCGACGACCCGGCCGGTCAGGGCATCGACGCGGTGCGCCCGATTCGTGACGAGATCAAGGCGAAGGTCGAGGCGCTGATCGCCGAGCTGGCCGCCGCACCCGCTCGCTCCTGA
- a CDS encoding low molecular weight phosphatase family protein: MNKPSVLFVCVKNGGKSQMAAGLMRKAAGDAVEVHSAGTKPGTAVNALSAQSLLEVGVDITAETPKAIDPQLVREVDLVVTLGSEAHVDPVPGTRFENWDTDEPSERGIDGIERMRLVRDDIAARVDRLVGQLTAPTHP; this comes from the coding sequence GTGAACAAACCTTCGGTGCTGTTCGTCTGTGTGAAGAACGGCGGCAAGTCCCAGATGGCGGCCGGGCTGATGCGTAAGGCCGCCGGCGACGCGGTCGAGGTGCACTCGGCCGGCACCAAGCCCGGTACCGCCGTCAACGCCCTGTCCGCGCAGTCATTGCTCGAGGTCGGCGTGGACATCACCGCCGAGACACCGAAGGCGATCGACCCGCAGCTGGTGCGTGAGGTCGACCTGGTGGTCACCCTCGGCAGCGAGGCCCACGTCGATCCCGTCCCGGGGACCCGGTTCGAGAACTGGGACACCGACGAGCCGTCCGAGCGCGGCATCGACGGCATCGAACGCATGCGCCTGGTCCGTGACGACATCGCCGCCCGCGTCGACCGGCTCGTCGGCCAGCTCACCGCCCCTACCCACCCCTGA